A stretch of the Aspergillus puulaauensis MK2 DNA, chromosome 6, nearly complete sequence genome encodes the following:
- a CDS encoding uncharacterized protein (COG:S;~EggNog:ENOG410PJJ6;~InterPro:IPR003388;~PFAM:PF02453;~TransMembrane:4 (i79-97o103-125i173-190o196-214i)), with the protein MADNVGQVKYPNTGSKTQDPITNGPLADGIKSEASRTGQEFRDLKSSKVVPSTTTATGQPLTYYHSLLYSLLSWEQPRATAASFASVVVFIFAARYLPLLRWFFKFLYLALGSMAALEIGGRLLLSQGLASSFRPRKYYTLPKETIEAVLEDFEQLVDFVLIEFQRILFAENAVHTVAGFSAAFSAYWLIKILPFWGLSLLAVTIAYLGPLVYINNRELIDAQIEHAQQLVNSQAHQLKGLAEERTSHATGLVKQYVGDYSNKAQEYIGNRRSTSPEVAKAPIAVPPPAAAVKKEAEPEPLIKTTDFPDAPRDEPVAQSIEKPQSETKPLVAA; encoded by the exons ATGGCCGACAACGTTGGTCAAGTCAAGTATCCGAATACGGGTTCCA AAACCCAGGATCCGATAACAAATG GTCCGCTCGCTGATGGCATCAAATCCGAGGCCTCCCGCACAGGGCAAGAATTTCGCGActtgaagagctcgaaaGTGGTTCCTTCAACCACTACGGCTACCGGCCAGCCTCTGACCT ACTACCACTCCCTGCTGTACAGCCTTCTCAGC TGGGAACAACCTCGTGCCACCGCCGCTTCCTTTGCtagtgttgttgttttcaTTTTCGCCGCGCGCtacctccctcttctccgcTGGTTTTTCAAATTCCTCTATCTGGCTCTCGGAT CTATGGCTGCACTTGAAATTGGTGGCAGACTATTGCTGTCACAGGGCCTCGCCAGCTCATTCCGTCCTCGTAAATACTATACCCTCCCCAAGGAAACCATTGAAGCTGTGTTGGAGGACTTTGAGCAGCTCGTCGATTTTGTCCTCATCGAGTTCCAGCGCATCCTCTTTGCGGAGAACGCTGTTCACACCGTGGCT GGATTTTCCGCAGCCTTCTCTGCCTACTGGTTGATCAAGATTCTTCCCTTCTGGGGTCTGTCTCTCTTGGCCGTCACCATCGCCTACCTAGGGCCTCTTGTTTACATTAACAACCGAGAGCTCATCGATGCTCAGATTGAGCATGCTCAGCAGCTAGTCAACTCTCAAGCACACCAGCTGAAGGGTCTGGCGGAAGAGCGCACTTCCCATGCCACCGGACTGGTGAAGCAGTACGTTGGGGACTACAGCAACAAGGCTCAGGAGTACATCGGCAACCGTCGCTCCACCTCTCCCGAGGTTGCCAAAGCTCCCATCGCTGTCCCACCCCCCGCCGCAGCAGTCAAGAAGGAGGCCGAGCCTGAGCCCCTTATCAAGACCACCGATTTCCCCGACGCCCCCAGGGACGAGCCGGTGGCGCAATCCATTGAGAAGCCTCAGTCCGAGACGAAGCCTCTTGTGGCTGCTTAG
- a CDS encoding putative APSES transcription factor Xbp1 (COG:S;~EggNog:ENOG410PJ6A;~InterPro:IPR036887,IPR003163;~go_function: GO:0003677 - DNA binding [Evidence IEA]), giving the protein MVSIESLLNPLPTPSPTSSASTIMLCSPRQKKQKMAKDAPIFQRGKPKGEVRYPPCEMRNGEIASLHRDFHIHPFGNIADYPRHIPYNSDKKSFQERTGRESFEVFQYTFQIPGEEKQWTVMWDYNIGLVRITHLFKCNDYSKTTPAKMLNQNPGLRDICHSITGGALAAQGYWMPYEAAKAVAATFCWKIRYALTPIFGADFPNTCIPPSDSNRFGRMIIEPAIVQIATRNADEYRLLELRSSPPDSFETDYPYRPSSAPGIDRGRTSVALGRHILPKSHHHQRRHRSNTSSTSTDTSLVGYGSSPEREYHSSAERYYASPVSPPRSSFTPVNTPRSKDIYPNDSANLLPSSHRLIASLTSPKERERERAKARVIPNSVPSSQPTLTTRGIAIRTVAVADGSDADADAETDLDYYFGPDPDTTSSDESTSPTLSSGSEGSDSVRSIGLAALYADDEVHQDTDTELAEYRPSKRIAIAGHRRERIVPPNPKSHPYTKHEVSREPEPARGQDSDRGFITERRPSEIMVAQALMGMRRGSARRPVSSPSDVHHDVHGVDDGLEYTHGCPCCCPCHEHGHGDGHHLATSITSGNPPSQSGQKRRRAPSAPPNIRTHRSPRDPAILDQGYRSHKACRSIKAQVRSSTV; this is encoded by the exons ATGGTGTCCATCGAATCTCTCCTCAATCCTCTTCCCACTCCTTCGCCGACAAGCTCCGCGAGTACCATCATGCTGTGCTCTCCTCgccagaagaaacagaagatggCCAAAGACGCCCCTATCTTTCAGCGCGGAAAGCCCAAAGGCGAAGTACGCTATCCTCCTTGCGAAATGCGAAACGGCGAAATTGCCAGTCTGCATCGTGACTTTCACATCCATCCTTTCGGCAACATCGCCGACTACCCACGCCACATTCCGTATAACAGTGACAAGAAATCATTCCAGGAAAGGACAGGGCGCGAAAGCTTTGAGGTTTTTCAGTACACATTTCAAATTCCCGGGGAAGAGAAGCAGTGGACGGTGATGTGGGATTACAACATTGGTCTCGTCCGAATAACCCACCTCTTCAAATGCAACGACTACTCAAAG ACAACGCCAGCGAAGATGCTGAACCAGAACCCCGGACTTCGCGATATCTGCCACAGCATAACGGGCGGCGCCCTCGCGGCACAAG GATATTGGATGCCATACgaagccgccaaagccgTTGCAGCAACCTTTTGCTGGAAAATCCGCTACGCACTCACCCCCATCTTCGGGGCCGATTTTCCGAACACATGCATCCCACCCAGTGACAGCAATCGGTTCGGCCGAATGATCATTGAGCCCGCGATAGTCCAGATCGCAACGAGGAATGCTGACGAATACCGCTTGCTTGAACTTCGTTCATCGCCGCCAGACTCGTTCGAAACAGACTACCCCTACCGTCCGAGCTCCGCTCCCGGCATCGATAGAGGCCGGACTAGCGTAGCCCTGGGCCGACACATCCTTCCCAagtcccaccaccaccaacgccgccatcgcagcaACACCTCCTCGACGTCTACAGATACATCCCTAGTCGGGTACGGCTCGTCTCCTGAAAGAGAATATCACAGCAGCGCCGAGCGGTATTATGCGTCTCCCGTTAGTCCGCCCCGAAGCTCATTTACACCCGTCAACACGCCTCGCAGCAAAGACATCTATCCTAACGACTCGgccaacctcctcccatccTCTCACAGACTTATAGCATCGCTTACGAGCCCTAAGGAGAGAGAACGAGAGCGGGCAAAAGCAAGAGTGATTCCTAACTCTGTCCCATCCAGTCAGCCTACACTCACTACCAGAGGCATCGCCATTCGCACAGTCGCAGTCGCGGATGGCAgcgacgccgacgccgacgcaGAAACCGACCTTGACTATTATTTTGGTCCCGATCCCGACACCACGTCGTCCGATGAATCTACATCTCCAACCCTCTCGTCGGGCTCGGAGGGTAGCGACAGCGTTAGATCAATCGGTCTTGCGGCCCTTTACGCCGACGATGAAGTCCACCAagacacagacacagagCTAGCTGAGTACCGCCCATCAAAGAGAATCGCAATAGCGGGTCACAGACGAGAGAGGATAGTACCTCCTAATCCCAAATCTCATCCTTATACGAAGCACGAGGTCTCCCGCGAGCCCGAGCCTGCACGTGGACAAGACTCTGACAGGGGTTTCATCACCGAGCGTCGACCGTCCGAAATAATGGTAGCCCAAGCTTTGATGGGAATGCGTCGGGGATCAGCGAGGAGGCCCGTTAGTTCTCCAAGCGATGTCCATCACGATGtccatggtgttgatgatgggcTAGAGTATACTCATGGTTGCCCTTGCTGTTGCCCTTGTCATGAGcacggccatggcgatggtCACCATCTCGCTACTTCCATCACTTCCGGAAACCCACCCAGTCAGTCGGGGCAGAAGAGACGACGTGCACCATCCGCGCCTCCTAACATCCGAACCCACCGCAGCCCTCGCGATCCCGCCATACTTGACCAGGGTTATCGCTCACACAAGGCCTGCCGGTCGATCAAGGCCCAAGTGCGTAGTTCCACTGTCTAG
- a CDS encoding uncharacterized protein (COG:S;~EggNog:ENOG410PM8T;~InterPro:IPR039130,IPR005635;~PFAM:PF03941;~go_process: GO:0000070 - mitotic sister chromatid segregation [Evidence IEA];~go_process: GO:1902412 - regulation of mitotic cytokinesis [Evidence IEA]), with amino-acid sequence MAAAGARAQKPVGSAAWISTEKENCTQLVDQEMEEIEFPVRYEMEWLDEHMGEIFSNNQFNFTDAFKTPGKLRGKTPRTLRKRDPTENRVPLSEIFSSVKKNRADTKFSPSPAVQRSPTKAITAPSAPTSSTQGKSKATEPTQPQYPELPQNINSFSQYNTDSGYHGMQDDNDDDDDDDEVVLTQVAPESQLSTQPFDAEPTTSNGEARRSSTGRRTTDASFHSAREDVRHRGDTVEPMNIDLPKETREEDTNVAEPAKNDEPKEDAIMEDRPANEPEAASAPDGKEAVAPINDAEPSPVKTTSAQDVSLQEDKEPEKNELEKDEMALDNLDDIGSPSDADSPERPPIRKSSLSFASLPAREPLGSKTLGGSRLSRTSNLDSIKPNTATGTNYFGRQTGHRMTQAVDENPQAEKMDVDESKPTTNEEPDVDSKATKLHNKSSTQRLHEKISMLGKMQPSRPTKSIPAVANLSSAPVSYPELPATQPEAKPEASSSKQRENTPPRSTPNAEEDWIKPMSSPFQPYPSTVKAMTSKPSGPPTSDAPEQPSSPLKSAATQGTTRTHVRQTSEIPRGKSATPAFSSPQRYGHQKSASVNIDNKMTTTPIGSPHRQDGPLSASKSRLQSIVRSAKGLFTSSGGVSAAARQEASSPDEPRTQLQRAHTDIERTSQRPLSAHSPLRQEGRRTRSSTEREEKRKQQEIDERKREEELTEKTRQEEKLRTTQQKATRERARTESEARGPATYPTLPSSPSRATQMKSSKDPEPPVESAPKAAAQPSAPQPTRPNDRRPTKPTRELQQKPKPQPVSIRVGSALSRQMPLASSVASTSESSIPAPVPTPSTTKAASLKKKASNQSLHTASSNSSFKSSVSSQTQTKRKAQLASERKREQEEREARRKEEQRREMERKRAAQQSRAEAERRERQAEDAKKTAQMQAIEKRRLENARRLERQGSQQPDTGPSHSDKTASQASHRETAGPGRPTSRLGSVLGRTINPPAPNPAKPPKRGLEEEQATHRAATAKPGAMQPSGETKRRRTDDEENHAAMRPTMAPPIRQSNIRKEPAKKPSMYGNGQNAQPGSSIFKTGQPQRPGHPMDMAKYASGKIPFAESSNAAGPSQAHRTPGATSSKAPKPSPNYPNGENINLPEIATDSEDEDSEAEMLPVPNWAQPKELETLLRDQEGMEVDSIFGPIAPFSLEETFKADKRIKKFRDRTSSANWAGPDGLTQDEIRKDVAERQRLRTNGGWTFGM; translated from the exons atggctgcagcGGGCGCGAGGGCGCAGAAGCCGGTTGGCTCTGCAGCCTGGATTTCCACTGAAAAAGAGAACTGCACGCAGCTAGTGGATcaggagatggaagaaatcgagTTTCCTGTGCGCTATGAGATGGAATGGTTGGACGAACATATGGGCGAGATCTTCTCAAACAACCAATT TAACTTCACAGATGCCTTCAAAACGCCCGGAAAACTACGAGGCAAGACTCCTCGCACACTGCGAAAGCGTGACCCGACAGAAAATCGCGTG CCTCTGAGCGAGATATTCTCATCCGTGAAGAAGAACCGAGCCGACACCAAATTTTCCCCTAGTCCCGCCGTACAACGTTCACCCACAAAGGCTATAACTGCCCCCTCAGCGCCTACTTCTTCGACTCAAGGGAAAAGCAAAGCGACAGAACCCACCCAACCTCAATACCCCGAATTGCCGCAGAACATCAATTCATTCTCACAATACAACACGGACTCTGGCTACCATGGAATGCAAGATGAtaacgatgatgatgatgacgacgacgaggttGTTCTTACACAAGTCGCGCCCGAGTCGCAATTATCCACACAACCGTTCGACGCTGAGCCCACCACATCCAATGGAGAGGCGCGTCGTTCATCTACTGGCCGCCGCACAACCGATGCTTCATTCCACTCAGCGCGCGAGGACGTGCGCCATCGTGGTGACACTGTTGAACCAATGAACATAGATCTGCCAAAAGAAACTCGCGAAGAAGATACAAATGTCGCGGAACCAGCTAAGAACGATGAACCGAAAGAAGACGCGATCATGGAAGATAGGCCTGCCAATGAGCCCGAGGCAGCAAGCGCGCCGGATGGAAAAGAGGCCGTCGCACCGATCAATGATGCGGAACCATCACCAGTTAAAACCACCAGTGCCCAGGACGTCTCACTCCAAGAGGACAAGGAGCCTGAGAAGAacgagctggagaaggatgaaaTGGCGCTCGACAATTTGGACGATATTGGCTCGCCGTCAGATGCTGATTCCCCAGAGCGACCGCCGATCCGCAAGAGCAGTCTTAGCTTTGcgtctcttcctgctcgggAGCCGCTTGGTTCCAAAACTCTCGGTGGCTCAAGACTTTCCAGGACAAGTAACCTTGACTCTATCAAGCCGAATACTGCCACCGGCACGAATTATTTTGGCCGACAGACTGGGCATCGGATGACTCAGGCTGTGGATGAGAACCCGCAAGCTGAGAAGATGGATGTTGACGAGAGTAAACCTACCACCAATGAAGAACCGGACGTGGATTCAAAAGCGACCAAGCTTCACAACAAATCATCAACCCAGCGGCTGCACGAGAAGATTAGCATGCTCGGAAAAATGCAACCTTCGCGACCGACAAAGTCAATCCCTGCAGTTGCAAATTTGTCGTCAGCGCCTGTATCATATCCTGAGCTCCCTGCAACACAGCCAGAGGCCAAACCGGAAGCATCCAGCTCCAAACAGAGAGAGAACACCCCCCCTCGATCCACGCCCAACGCGGAGGAAGACTGGATAAAACCAATGAGCTCACCATTCCAACCGTATCCTTCGACAGTTAAAGCGATGACGAGCAAGCCATCCGGGCCTCCAACAAGCGATGCTCCTGAACAACCATCTTCTCCCCTGAAGAGCGCAGCGACCCAAGGAACAACGAGAACCCACGTTAGACAAACCTCGGAAATACCGCGTGGTAAATCTGCTACTCCGGCTTTCTCCTCACCGCAGCGGTACGGCCACCAGAAGAGCGCGTCCGTCAACATTGACAACAAGATGACAACGACACCGATCGGCTCCCCCCATCGTCAAGATGGCCCATTGAGTGCGTCCAAGTCCAGGCTTCAGTCGATTGTGAGATCTGCCAAAGGCCTCTTCACGAGCTCCGGAGGTGTGTCAGCGGCTGCCCGACAAGAGGCCTCTTCGCCGGACGAACCTAGGACCCAACTCCAACGGGCACATACGGATATCGAACGAACCAGCCAGCGACCTTTATCGGCTCATAGCCCCCTTCGACAGGAGGGTCGCCGAACGCGGAGCTCCACTGAGCGGGAAGAAAAGCGcaagcagcaggagattgatgagcggaagcgagaggaggagcttaCAGAAAAGACGCGacaggaggagaagctgcggaCAACGCAACAGAAGGCAACACGAGAGCGGGCGCGTACAGAATCTGAAGCGCGCGGCCCGGCTACTTATCCTACGCTCCCCTCGAGTCCCAGCCGAGCAACCCAGATGAAATCTTCCAAAGATCCTGAGCCACCTGTCGAATCTGCTCCGAAAGCTGCAGCTCAACCCTCAGCACCGCAACCAACAAGACCAAACGACCGCCGCCCGACAAAACCGACCCGCGAACTCCAGCAAAAGCCGAAACCACAGCCCGTATCGATTCGCGTCGGCAGTGCCCTTTCCCGCCAAATGCCTTTGGCTTCCTCCGTGGCCTCCACTAGCGAGTCAAGTATACCAGCACCCGTCCCAACCCCATCTACAACGAAAGCGGCGtccttgaagaagaaggccagcaaCCAATCACTCCACACAGCCTCCTCGAACAGCAGCTTCAAGAGCTCTGTCTCGAGCCAGACACAGACGAAGCGGAAAGCCCAGCTTGCGAGTGAAAGGAAGCGGGAACAGGAAGAACGCGAGGCGCGGCGCAAGGAGGAGCAGCGGCGAGAAATGGAGCGCAAGCGAGCCGCTCAGCAAAGCCGGGCTGAAGCCGAGCGCCGCGAGCGACAAGCTGAAGATGCCAAGAAGACGGCTCAGATGCAGGCGATCGAGAAGCGGCGATTGGAAAACGCGCGACGACTTGAGAGGCagggcagccagcagccGGACACG GGACCGAGCCACTCGGATAAGACCGCTTCTCAGGCGTCGCACCGCGAGACTGCCGGGCCCGGTCGTCCAACCTCGCGATTGGGATCGGTTCTTGGCCGAACAATCAATCCACCTGCACCCAACCCGGCCAAGCCGCCCAAGAGAggactggaggaggagcaggcgaCCCACCGCGCTGCAACTGCTAAACCTGGTGCAATGCAGCCATCTGGCGAAACTAAGCGGAGGAGGAcagacgatgaagaaaacCATGCGGCGATGCGGCCAACAATGGCGCCGCCGATCCGCCAGTCGAACATTCGCAAG GAACCGGCTAAGAAGCCATCCATGTATGGAAATGGTCAGAATGCACAGCCAGGATCTTCGATTTTCAAGACTGGCCAACCCCAGAGACCAGGTCACCCGATGGACATGGCCAAGTATGCTAGTGGCAAGATTCCCTTTGCAGAGTCTTCCAACGCTGCCGGCCCATCGCAGGCCCATCGCACACCAGGCGCTACCTCCAGCAAAGCGCCGAAGCCGTCGCCTAATTACCCCAATGGCGAGAACATCAACCTTCCTGAAATCGCGACTGAtagtgaagacgaggacTCGGAGGCTGAAATGCTCCCAGTCCCCAACTGGGCGCAGCCAAAGGAGCTCGAGACGTTGCTccgagaccaagaaggcatGGAGGTGGACTCCATATTCGGACCGATAGCACCGTTCTCGCTGGAAGAGACGTTCAAGGCGGACAAGAGGATCAAGAAGTTCCGTGACCGGACGAGTAGCGCGAACTGGGCTGGGCCTGATGGGCTCACGCAGGACGAGATCCGGAAAGATGTTGCGGAGCGACAGCGTCTCCGCACGAACGGAGGATGGACTTTTGGCATGTAG
- a CDS encoding uncharacterized protein (COG:I;~EggNog:ENOG410Q2UN;~InterPro:IPR016035,IPR002641;~PFAM:PF01734;~go_process: GO:0006629 - lipid metabolic process [Evidence IEA]): protein MAEGELNILSLDGGGVRALSTLHILKNIMEAIDRENPPKPCDFFDMIGGTGSGGLLAIMLGRLKMDIDQCIVEYSRLCKHVFGRKKRLSLTMAGMSKRKAKHDRRKLEFALKSVLREMGYEDREILMQDVDLSCRVFSCVTDASTQKLIPLSSYPSKYCPAELYKTTRLWEAGVASFANAALFEPIALGPSRRRFTDSAAQTNNPIREVWIEAKNVWRLTSLESQLRCLVSIGTGLPSIKRGGGGSAAGGGVFGKSKGECAIVCPEVETNKFTQEHSELDDDGRLFRFDVPNGLAEIELDAVGEMETIVDATQDYLGKELVYKQVRRCGRALARPGDSEVSWRR, encoded by the exons ATGGCGGAGGGCGAACTCAACATCCTCTCGCtggacggcggcggcgttcGCGCCCTGTCGACCCTGCACATCCTCAAGAACATCATGGAGGCCATCGACCGCGAGAACCCGCCCAAGCCGTGCGACTTTTTCGATATGATCGGGGGGACGGGCTCGGGTGG GCTGCTAGCAATCATGCTCGGCCGCCTCAAGATGGACATCGACCAGTGCATCGTCGAGTACAGCCGGCTGTGCAAGCATGTATTCGGGCGCAAGAAGCGCCTCTCGCTGACGATGGCCGGTATGTCCAAGCGCAAGGCGAAGCATGACCGGCGCAAACTGGAGTTCGCGCTTAAGAGTGTCCTCCGCGAGATGGGGTATGAGGATCGCGAGATTCTGATGCAGGATGTGGATTTGAGTTGTCGTGT ATTCTCCTGTGTAACCGACGCCTCGACACAGAAACTCATCCCGCTCTCTAGCTACCCCAGCAAGTACTGCCCGGCGGAGCTATACAAGACAACCCGGCTCTGGGAAGCGGGCGTAGCGTCGTTTGCGAACGCGGCGCTGTTCGAACCGATTGCGCTCGGTCCCTCGCGGCGGCGCTTCACTGATTCCGCGGCGCAGACGAATAATCCCATCCGCGAGGTGTGGATCGAGGCGAAGAATGTCTGGCGGCTGACGAGTTTGGAGAGCCAGCTGAGGTGTTTGGTGTCGATTGGGACGGGGCTGCCGAGTATTAAAcggggtggaggtggaagtGCAGCGGGAGGGGGAGTGTTTGGGAAGAGTAAAGGCGAGTGTGCGATTGTGTGTCCGGAGGTTGAGACGAACAAATTCACGCAGGAGCATAGCgagctggatgatgatgggcggTTGTTCCGGTTTGATGTGCCGAATGGGCTTGCGGAGATTGAGCTCGATGCTGTTGGTGAGATGGAGACGATTGTTGATGCCACGCAGGATTATCTGGGTAAAGAGCTGGTGTATAAGCAGGTGAGGCGCTGTGGGAGGGCGCTGGCGAGACCCGGGGACAGCGAGGTGtcgtggaggaggtga
- a CDS encoding uncharacterized protein (COG:S;~EggNog:ENOG410PFWF;~InterPro:IPR007461;~PFAM:PF04366) — translation MPKGMHNPLPASLGSECKKATQILDSFVNGSWRGSPGRELPEHVLREAKGIAVLTVTKAGFLGSGRFGSGVLIARLPDEPEPEHEHGPNCTEDGTTTATPGGNWGRWSPPSAIGIFGFGFGGQVGFELTDFVFIFNSASSLSTFSKSGSLTLSGNFSIAFGPVGRSAEIAGGFSGAGVGKMVSFAKTKGLFGGVSIESGVLVERRGANRRFYGGKVKTAEILGGRVVLANEEREGDGVRELMTALGKVFDVSSARTGEEVGPESESGTATSRAVPAPAVPAPAAPAPAPAVEAAELPAELPAEPSVPAAPPAAEPVPAPRPLLGPASAQQNTADADGALDGEVQVQAHQGQPVSASG, via the exons ATGCCAAAGGGCATGCATAACCCGCTGCCCGCGTCTCTGGGCA GCGAATGCAAGAAAGCAACGCAGATACTCGATTCGTTCGTCAATGGCTCGTGGCGGGGGAGTCCGGGACGCGAACTGCCTGAGCATGTTTTGAGAGAGGCTAAG GGTATCGCCGTTCTAACCGTGACAAAAGCCGGGTTCCTGGGGTCTGGCCGTTTTGGATCCGGCGTGCTTATTGCGCGTCTCCCTGatgaacctgaacctgaacaTGAACATGGGCCGAATTGTACTGAGGATGGCACTACTACAGCCACTCCTGGTGGTAACTGGGGCCGCTGGTCGCCCCCCTCAGCGATAGGTATCTTCGGCTTTGGATTCGGCGGCCAAGTCGGTTTCGAACTCACAGACTTCGTGTTCATTTTCAATTCCGCTTCGTCTTTATCTACATTCTCCAAGTCCGGGTCCCTCACACTCTCAGGGAATTTCAGTATCGCGTTCGGCCCCGTTGGTCGGAGTGCGGAGATTGCGGGTGGCTTTAGCGGTGCTGGGGTAGGGAAGATGGTCAGCTTTGCGAAGACGAAGGGGCTTTTTGGGGGCGTGAGTATTGAGTCTGGGGTTCTTGTTGAGCGGCGCGGGGCGAATAGGAGGTTTTATGGGGGGAAGGTTAAGACGGCGGAGATTTTGGGAGGGAGGGTTGTGCTTGCgaatgaggagagggagggggatgggGTCAGGGAGTTGATGACGGCTTTGGGGAAGGTGTTTGATGTCAGCTCTGCGAGGACTGGAGAGGAGGTAGggccagagtcagagtcaggaacagcaacatccagagcagtaccagcaccagcagtaccagcaccagcagcaccagcaccagcaccagcagtAGAAGCAGCAGAGCTACCAGCAGAACTACCAGCAGAGCCATCAGtgccagcagcaccgccagcagcagaaccagTACCAGCGCCACGACCACTGCTGGGACCGGCCTCGGCTCAGCAGAATACggcagatgcagatggagcTCTAGACGGAGAAGTTCAAGTACAAGCACACCAAGGACAGCCCGTTTCTGCGTCTGGATAG